The Lepisosteus oculatus isolate fLepOcu1 chromosome 4, fLepOcu1.hap2, whole genome shotgun sequence genome window below encodes:
- the LOC102688282 gene encoding G-protein coupled receptor 4-like: MNSSGPVQCSNINFTVDQTFLPVLYGCVFCVGLPVNILALYGLYRLVKANYTLSVFIINLLLSDLLHISTLPFWIDYYRRGHKWMFGYSACRIIGYMFGTSLYASVCFMCCIALERYLAIVYPLWFRSHRRMKFACLLCLSVWVLVIAIQSVGYSFGFERTRPASDLCLESYPKSREFAVFQLVVMPFTFVLPVLLFGILFARIHRSLHKESFMPDRKKKRITHLLLLVLLIYVVIYGPYHVTAFALCIGALVTSDRCRFESDLFVFFRVTVGILSLNPVLDPILYAFIGNDFREALEYLLCWKKPRTASIGRGSFHRVSYSIRET, from the coding sequence ATGAACAGCTCCGGCCCAGTTCAGTGCAGCAACATAAACTTCACCGTGGACCAGACCTTTCTGCCCGTGCTCTATGGCTGTGTCTTCTGTGTCGGGCTGCCTGTGAACATCTTGGCCCTTTACGGGCTGTACCGCCTGGTCAAGGCCAACTACACCCTCTCCGTCTTCATCATCAACCTCCTTTTGTCAGACTTGCTGCATATCAGCACCCTGCCCTTCTGGATCGACTATTACAGGAGAGGCCACAAGTGGATGTTTGGGTACAGTGCCTGCAGGATCATTGGCTACATGTTCGGGACCAGCCTCTACGCCAGTGTCTGCTTCATGTGCTGCATCGCCCTGGAGAGGTACCTGGCCATTGTGTACCCGCTGTGGTTCCGGTCCCACCGTAGGATGAAGTTCGCCTGCTTGCTGTGCCTGTCCGTCTGGGTGCTTGTCATCGCAATCCAGTCTGTGGGCTACAGCTTCGGGTTTGAGCGGACCAGGCCGGCTTCCGATCTCTGCCTGGAGAGCTACCCCAAATCGCGGGAGTTTGCGGTCTTCCAGCTGGTCGTCATGCCCTTCACCTTTGTTCTCCCCGTCCTGCTCTTCGGGATCCTCTTCGCCCGGATTCACAGGAGCCTCCACAAGGAATCTTTCATGCCGGACAGGAAGAAGAAGAGGATCACGCACCTGCTGCTCCTGGTGCTGCTGATCTACGTCGTCATTTACGGGCCCTACCACGTGACCGCTTTCGCCCTCTGCATTGGGGCGCTGGTGACCTCGGACAGGTGCCGCTTTGAGTCGGACCTTTTTGTCTTCTTCCGAGTGACTGTGGGAATCCTCAGCCTCAATCCTGTCCTCGATCCCATCCTCTATGCCTTCATTGGGAATGATTTCAGGGAGGCACTGGAGTACTTGCTCTGTTGGAAAAAGCCAAGAACAGCATCAATCGGCAGGGGGTCTTTCCATAGAGTCTCGTACTCCATCAGAGAGACTTGA
- the LOC102688491 gene encoding G-protein coupled receptor 4-like: MEVTHNQNCTINKNIEWVFFPPLYSCIICVGLPSNCLAMYGLYRLIKSDYTLPVYIINLLLSDLLHIATLPIWIDFALNKNKWYLGSTACWLVSCIFYITMFSSIFFMCFISLERYLAIVYPLWFQRHRKLRNSILACLALWVLIIFTVSWSVYIGFSVRGNDCLKTIPTPRGFAILQLIVIPLTFLVPLAFLLFCFFRVRQVLASNSFISPQEKRKIYGLLLLIIIIFTTVFGPYHVVSYAVYAGTLVVADSCGYEGRLFHLLQISVGILSLNVLLDPVMYIFLRTDFREILDSGCWGQEQVNRLRNWGRRPRRSDRGRETVHTVSEAVSQRDAV, from the coding sequence ATGGAGGTCACTCATAACCAAAACTGCACCATCAACAAGAACATCGAGTGGGTCTTCTTCCCCCCTCTGTACAGCTGCATCATCTGCGTCGGGCTGCCCTCCAACTGCCTGGCCATGTACGGGCTGTACCGCCTGATCAAGTCCGACTACACCCTCCCGGTGTACATCATCAACCTCCTGCTGTCTGACCTCCTCCACATCGCCACCCTCCCCATCTGGATTGACTTTGCCTTGAACAAGAACAAGTGGTACCTGGGCAGTACGGCCTGCTGGTTGGTGAGCTGCATCTTCTACATCACCATGTTCTCCAGCATCTTCTTCATGTGCTTCATCTCTCTAGAGAGGTACCTGGCCATCGTCTATCCGCTGTGGTTCCAGAGGCATCGCAAACTCAGGAACAGCATCCTGGCCTGCCTGGCATTGTGGGTGCTCATTATATTCACGGTCTCCTGGTCGGTCTACATCGGCTTCAGCGTGCGCGGGAATGACTGCCTGAAGACCATCCCCACGCCTCGGGGCTTTGCCATCCTTCAGCTGATCGTCATCCCTCTGACCTTCCTCGTGCCCCTTGCCTTCCTCCTCTTCTGCTTTTTCCGCGTGCGGCAGGTGCTGGCCAGCAACTCCTTCATCTCCCCCCAGGAGAAGAGGAAGATCTATGGCCTCCTGCTGCtgatcatcatcatcttcaCCACAGTCTTCGGGCCCTACCACGTCGTGAGCTACGCCGTCTACGCAGGGACGCTGGTGGTGGCGGACAGCTGCGGTTACGAGGGCCGGCTGTTCCACCTCCTGCAGATCTCCGTTGGGATCCTCAGCCTAAACGTCCTCCTGGATCCCGTGATGTACATCTTCCTCCGGACCGACTTCCGAGAGATCCTGGACTCGGGCTGCTGGGGTCAGGAGCAGGTCAACCGCCTGAGGAACTGGGGGAGGAGGCCCAGAAGATCGGATCGAGGCAGAGAAACTGTTCACACTGTGTCTGAAGCCGTGTCTCAGAGAGATGCGGTCTAG